The DNA sequence aaagttatagaacaatgtttGCGCAAAAATAGGGAAAATGGTAAAAGAATGGTGTGACttttaaactttgaaaaatcgtatctAGGATACTGTAAATCCTAAGTAGTTTTACTTAACGTCATTTTGAAGAGAAAGGATAAtggttttttttgtaaaacaaatCTATACCTATACTCCCGCGAAAAAAAGTTATgggacaaaaaataaaaatcgcACAACTTTTTTATAGATGTGTATGTACCAAAACTACTAATTCGCCCAAATGCACCCTAGTGTATATGGACAAATTCAccctttttcaaaaatttttcccTTCATATTTGAAGGTCCATTGACCATATAAAGCCTCTTTAACGTTATAATTCTTTTCTAAAGAACATAAGTAATCAATAGTTTAAACTGATTATGGCAAACGATGAGAAACGCATGAATTAAATGATTAAAAGTTAACGGAAGAATACAAAAATTGGGGACTCGCCATCAACAATTGGTCTCCTAAAATTAGTTTATGAACAAAAATGACAATCTGCAAGTCGGTTGTAGAACCAATTTTAACGTTCGCATCTGAATGTTGCAAAAGACAGTGAAAGATCATCACGATTGATGATTGATCACATCCCAAATGAAGAGATAAGAAGAAAAACAGAAAGAATTTAATATCCTAAATAAAATAGAATCCAAACAATTTTTATGGTATGGGCTTGTAATGCGAATGGAAGACGAACGATGGCCAAAACAGGCCTTAAACTATGTTCCatgaaatagaagaagaagaggaagaccagaATTAGAATGGAGAGAAGGAATCAGAGGAGTAATGAGAGATAGAACGGAAATAGAGATGCAGCAGAGGCCTGTCATGATCAGAACTGAATGTAGGTAAATTAGAACAACAATCCTCCATGAATTGCTCAGAAATTCTTCAGAAAATGTTCAAATTATTCTACTGTTTGTTAGTAAGATATTAACTTTGATTCAGAGACAGAAAATAAGGCCAATAGCAATTTAGAATGTAAGTGTTGAATTACGTTTCAGCACTTAGTCGTACTGATATAAATAAACCTAAGATCAACTCTAACAAAGGAATGTaggaatttaaatataaaattcttagagattgtaaaaaatagaataaaaaaccaaataaatgaatttactgagtaaataaaaataaaaacgttgtgACTTAGCCCTGTTCAACCTAGCATTAgaaaagttatgagagattcgagaataaacttatattaattaaacgatatatacccgtagtacACAAATAATGGCACATACTAATGGTATCATGATCATTGGAAGAACCTGAAATGAAGCAGGTGAAGCTTTCACACATATCAGAAACGCctcagaaaacatcggacttctgattaacaccaagaaaactaaatatatgcagACTTTATCAAGAATGTAACAACATGTTAACTACAAAAACAACacataaaaaataagaacaataatacGCTCAGTACTTGTGAAATGACGATTCGAGGAGATGGAAAGTTACTACGAATCTTTAAGAAAAGTATTGTAGACCATAATTCTGTGACGGAATTAACGAACATAgcctgtggagaaggcgatatactTTCGAGCCCTaaagactttttggtgatgcagatatcgtGAAAACAATCAAAATAAACTGCCTAAGATGAGTGGGTCACGTTATGCGGATCGATGAAAGTGATCCTGCTAAAATAATTATGCTAAATAGGCAAATCGGAAGAAAAAAAGGGACAAGAAACTAAAATCATGTACCTGGACGTTATGCAAAAAGATTGGAAGATTGGAATAAGGGGGCGTAGAAGACCCTCGACAGGGAAGGATAAAACAATGTTTTGAGGCAGGCCAAGGGCTGTAGCACCCGAtgctgataatgatgatgataatgagagtgcaagtagaaaaataaaataatataattctgATGGTTATACAGAATAGTCAGAATTATATTAGGAtgcttaattattaaaaaattaaaatgatcAAATACTTACATTCTTCACTCTCATCATCCCGAGAAATGATGTTTACATCCATAAAACCATCGTCGGTCTTATTTTTGAAAGATGTTTCTCCTAAGACCAGCTTAACGttatctgaaacaaaaaatattaattaatatatatcgATACAGGAGTAGTCCCAACTAGATCTTCCGATTTAACCCCATTTCATTTACTCACAAGAATCTACATTAAAAACTTGGTTTATTCCACATCTTAGAAGGATTGATCGAAAGACCAAAATGGATACCtaaatatagaaaagaagaaatttgaCAATGGATAAATTAAGAAACCTCTACATACTTAGTCGATGGAAGAAGATAAAGAGTTTAATATTAATCAGACGCGAAGCAATATTAAAAGCATATTtgctacaaaaataaaatgtaagaGATCTTCAATAAAAAGCCTTAAATGTATATCTGAAACAACAATATACGAAACCAGATAAAAATactgaataaaagaatttgaattaccatTAGTATTAGTACTAACATCTTTCTAAGAGGCTCATTAATATTCAGCTCAGCGTGATGCTAGTGTTAGAGGTGTGATATTCCATAAACAAGGGATCTTTCCATAAGACAATAAAACATGTAGATTGCTTGTTTATGGAATTTCACATTTCGAATAATAGCGAAGAAGCATTCCCAATAACTTGCTGAATTTGTATTTTTGAGACCTATTTTGGAAGTGGAATTCAAAACGCCAAATAAACGAATTTCAAACTGAAATTTTggttaattcccaataaaaatagtaaaatataaatatgtacttACTAAACAATTGCTGAGTGTCGTTTCCGACTTGGGCGCCTACGCTGATAGCCAGAAGAAGGGCTGTAAAAGAAAATATGTGacagatttattttaaaatttttaaaaattaaaattttttatgtctcgaacagaaattaaaaaagacttgatataatctaaaacatattttGATATATCCTAAATTTATGGAGTAAGAGAGACtataataaaaaactgtatgGAAATATTCAGAGAGGTTGTCTATATAACATAGCTTAGAACAACTTACAATGGAGTGTAAAACTTTTCGTGTAGGTAATTGGTACAGCTGATTCCTAAAAAACCTGATACGattcttaaagcgtattttgtagaaaattgagcagtatATTTTGAAGGATGAATACTTTGTCAAATAACTTGTTCTGTTCAaccttaaaaaatgtttttaaggttaaaaaaatactttttaatgttaataaaagatggagataacaagaaactctcgaaagaaagcaaggttctgaaaGACCAAAAAAATCTACCATTCACGAAAATCGTACCCTTTTAGAGAGATTAGAAGataatccttttgaagatgcaaaaactacaagaattatgtcacagtttccgggaagaaagactaCAACTTATAAGATTCTTTTTTCGTATAGAAAGAGAATACCTAccaaatgtttttattaaatacaatatttaaaaatcaataaaatgacatttttaCTCTATTCGAAATTATTATTTGCACTAAAAAtcccaaatataaaaaaatatgccatGTTTTAAACAGACcagtcggaagaagaagaagaaggcgacctaaactcaggtaTCTGGACGATGTGCAGGAAGATTTTAGAAGGTTTGAGTAATGAAATGGAGAAGAGGGACACTCGACAGAGAAGAACTGAAGAATGTTTTAAAACAATCcagggctcacgaagggctgtagcgccaactgatgatgatgagtaccttataatatcaaacaaataaaatattcgaCTACATAAAAAGGGCGTTGACCAACAAATACTAAGTTTTTAGAACAATACCAACTGTTTCCAtcaaaaacaattttcaatattaataaaatatttttattaacattattgAACAAatcaacattattatatctactAAAAATCAGTACTCACCAATGATTACAGTATGGAACGCCATTTTATCTGAAAGAAAAAAAACTCACTTTACTATTTACTCTACAATATCAAATAAGTTGGTGTGGCTTGTACCGGCTACCTGTAGCTTCCCCTCCCAACTAGATTGGAGGTATTTGATTCGTCAACGAGTTGATCGAAGTTTCTAGTACTACTACATTGAAAAAATAATCAATATCCTTTCAAGGAAGTAACCAAGAAAAAGTACAAAGTAGAATACAGAATCGTATTAGGAATATCAATAGTTTCTGAAAGTtatatgtaaaattaaataaaactataaacaGTGAGGCTGTTTGCCAAAAACACTATTTGAATTAAGGAGGAGTAGGATTTTTTAaagagtaaaaaaaataaaagatgtagTACCTTAGAATatcaaacaaacaaaacaacCAACTAATACTAAATTTATAGAATAAGACAGACTAAAcaagaataatttcatttttttctaatagcatactttttctgttgcgttttacatatcgaaagttcatttcgcgcatggttctgattaagaccctatgagatatcttgggtaaagagtcatcgtttttgagatcttgagaaattttttcagtgttggaatttcactccgaaaataaaatgaatgaatttttcgacgtataatattccttgtctcgtcatcgaaaacaatgcttttcctacctctagttttacctttttcttgctttttattttccgatgtatttttaagtacacgataaatacagctaacggatacttttgttaaactgctacaaatgtggaccgcttggctaacatttaatgccatttttctgccgacaattccttcataaacgtttcgtatcattaccttcccttcggacgttaacattttccgtctcttttgcggcttttcatttttgtaatcaacatcagaattttgctgtcttctcttggaacaactcggtttttcgtccattgtatttcaataatctgtgtatatactatatatacaataatttcaacaattctgtataagaatataactaaaaatttactataaaacaacaaactataacactcttattatcaataacacgttttatcaatactacaatacagtattgttaaaacagtattgacaacaataggtttacaaacttatcacataaaatatactcacaaaatacactacccatagaaacgccCATGTACAAGAACCATTCCtccggcgaaaaaataataaaaactagttttatggcatgtctgggtccgaattgtaaaacggaatttcctcgctaattccaacattgccaaacgattgaaaaataatgttttaaaatatcgatttttattttataaatttaaatatgtaacgaaacggaacatataaataaaatttatttcattacaattttgtgcttaatttttactattgaaaaaaatcatgttttttgtatttttatgacggtaataatcgctgcgtggaagaatacaggttttgtatgaccataattactacttgtgaacaagaattggctacactgtacgacaacttctggtcaagtctactatagagaagcacaaataaatatactactttatatattctgtaatttcttatgaggaaacgcaaattgcaatcgagaaaacaggcagttttcgagggccgctgtgtacatttaaatttgaggatattcggcgtttaaactatgaaatcactcttctgaattgagggtttctactataggaTAAAAAACTCTTGGGAAACCTATTCATAAAATCATTTAGACATTGTAAAGGGAATATTCACAGTATTGCAGTAGTTTTCTATAGGTATAACAAACAGTAGAACCAGTTACAAGTAAGTGTAAAACTTTTTGTGTAGGTAATTGgcataatatattaataattacaatttccAAAAGTTTTGTAACCGTTTTGGATTTTTTCGTtagatattaatttattataccaaTTACACAAAATGTTTTACATTTCCCTATAAGTGTTTGTTCATTTAGAAAGAGAATACATATCAAATGTTttcataaaaacaatttttaaaaattaatacaaggtttttattctactagaaaattattatttgcactaaaaatcacaaatatacaaaaaatatgccATGTTAAACAGGCCGGTTGGAAGAAGAAGGGGGTTACCTAAACTCAGGTATCTGGACGATGGATTTAAGAGAGATTGGAGTAAGAAACTCAACAGGAAAGGATGTTTTAAAACAGATTAGAGCTCACAAAGGACTGTAGTGGTAGCGCCAATGATTTAGATGATGAGTACCTTATAATatcaaacaaataaaataatcaccTAGATAAAAAGGGCGTCAACcaaaaaatactaaatacttAGAACAATACCAACTGTTTCcatcaaaatcaataaaataatatttttttacacttGAACAATTAAACATTATTATATGTGTTAAAAATCAGTACTCACCAATGATATATCACTTATGGAACTCTGTTATATCTGAATGTAATAAGAAGAACCTCACTTTACTAAGTACTTACTCAACAATATGAAATAAGTTGGTGTGGCTTGTACCGGCTACCTGTATCTTCCCCTCCCATTTAGTTTGCAGGTATTTGATTCGTCAATGAATTGATGGAAGTTTCTAGAGCTACTACATTGAAAAAAAATCGATATCCTTTCAACGAAGTAACCAAGAAAAAGAGCAAAGTACAATACAGAATCGTACTAGGAATATCAAtagtttaaaaatgttaaatgtaAAATTGATCTATAAATTGAAACAAAGCAATAAACAAAGAGGCTTTTCGCTAAAAAACAATTCGAATAATAACTAAGGGGGGCTAAAAAACGGTAggaatttttaaaaagtaaaaaaactaaaagatGTAGTACCTTAGAATATCAAACAAACAAAAGAATCAACTACATAAATTGGGGCGTTGACCAACGAATACTAAATTTATAGAGTAAGAGAGACTAGGATAAAAAACTCTTGGGAAACATTTTCATAAAATCATTTAGACATTataataggcgagcggtttacccctcaaaagacgcttagaaacagaatataccgactaaaattctttttgaatttctaatgcaccaaaccttttttattcgattctatatatttttccaagatgaaatgtatttttttttaaatttttacaagagagccggcaattgttattaacaaataacttatacaaaaaagcaattttaccgaattgcttcggaatcaatttttttaggtgtatctcatcaaaataaacactttttctctcttaataatttttcaaaaaatgcttcctttttgagttatttgcatttttttgttgaaaaaaatgctttaattagtgatttttgggatttttttttctaaaaaactactaaatgaattgcaattctacaagtagctttataatctttaaaccgtcgagtacaagttagaatattttgacaaggataatttttttctatcttgctaaaaacgtggacccaaatatttcgaatatgcctttcgagcagtctaccgctaagtgtgtacagcggttgcggcgatacaggcgtgcggcgcgtagaaatatttggttaaatttaaaaaattaattcaatacaaatattacgtacaatttattaaaaaaaaaagatatttctaattatttttatatagacatattataattaaatcaattaaaattaattttttacaatgctataatactgtaatttttttaggcatattcgaaatattttggTCCACGtatttagcgagatagaaaccatttatccttgtcaaaatattctaacttgtactcgacggtttaaagattataaagctatttgtaaaattgcaattcatttagtagttttttagaaaaaaatcccaaaaatcactaattacggcattttttcaacaaaaaaatgcaaataactcgaaaaggaagcatttttcgaaaaattatcaagagagaaaaagtgtttattttgatgagatacacctaaaaaaattaattctgaAACAATtaggtgaaattgcttttttgtataagttatttgttaataacaattgccggcccacttgtaaaaat is a window from the Diabrotica undecimpunctata isolate CICGRU chromosome 10, icDiaUnde3, whole genome shotgun sequence genome containing:
- the LOC140452322 gene encoding uncharacterized protein isoform X2, whose protein sequence is MAFHTVIIALLLAISVGAQVGNDTQQLFNNVKLVLGETSFKNKTDDGFMDVNIISRDDESEELYIYLRFVLLFPIVAIVLWFLAPYFNKKIKKMESRNHLPYNQIQM
- the LOC140452322 gene encoding uncharacterized protein isoform X1, with product MAFSKAIIDKMAFHTVIIALLLAISVGAQVGNDTQQLFNNVKLVLGETSFKNKTDDGFMDVNIISRDDESEELYIYLRFVLLFPIVAIVLWFLAPYFNKKIKKMESRNHLPYNQIQM